One Kitasatospora sp. NBC_01287 DNA window includes the following coding sequences:
- a CDS encoding Imm50 family immunity protein, with amino-acid sequence MAVSDWTDHVSGAADLVQLFYGAPPLAELEFMGVLIDERVDCGLTLGFDTSDIPGADASSLFVGGQNALEFFVVFSGVSKLTVSGWDHTGLQDYGIRTVESGSIQVSLAGETWHITFLADSCRIEGIRAYRAAIESR; translated from the coding sequence ATGGCCGTATCTGACTGGACCGACCATGTCAGTGGAGCGGCTGACCTGGTGCAGCTCTTCTACGGGGCTCCGCCGCTCGCAGAGCTCGAGTTCATGGGCGTGCTGATCGATGAGCGGGTGGACTGCGGGTTGACCCTGGGGTTCGACACAAGTGATATCCCAGGTGCCGACGCCTCTTCGCTCTTCGTGGGCGGGCAGAATGCCCTCGAATTCTTCGTCGTCTTCTCAGGAGTCAGCAAGCTCACGGTCAGCGGTTGGGACCACACCGGTCTGCAGGACTATGGCATCCGCACAGTCGAATCCGGATCCATCCAGGTCTCCCTTGCTGGCGAAACCTGGCATATCACGTTCCTGGCGGACTCGTGCCGGATCGAGGGAATTCGTGCCTATCGAGCCGCGATCGAGTCCAGATGA
- a CDS encoding IS4 family transposase, translating to MARVGQVKAPAGERLSDRIAIGVLTQAFPPGLVDEVIAETGRAEQRSRLLPARVVVYFVLAMCLFFGQGYEEVARLLGEGLGDGRRPWRVPTTAAIGRARRRLGPEPLRLLFARVCRPVAVSGTAGAWYRRWHLVAVDGTTLDLADTEANDEFFGRPGSGRGVGAFPQARLVALAECGTHIVFGAALGPLSVSEQTLSRQLFAHLRAGMLLLADRGFYGFELWQQARASGADLLWRVKKNAALPVVRVLDDGSYLSAIHAEQDRKARRNPVVVRVVEYTLARTGDATVYRLITTLLDPKQAPAAELAALYTQRWEIETTLDEVKTHQRGPKLVLRSKYPWGVEQEVYGLLLVHYAIRQLMHQAALHEGIDPDRLSFTRSLRVVRRQVPAQAGLSPRQTRPRTDPHPG from the coding sequence GTGGCGAGGGTGGGGCAGGTCAAGGCGCCTGCGGGTGAGCGGTTGTCGGATCGGATCGCGATCGGGGTTCTGACCCAGGCGTTTCCGCCGGGGTTGGTGGACGAGGTGATCGCTGAGACCGGGCGGGCCGAGCAGCGTAGTCGGTTGCTGCCGGCGCGGGTGGTCGTGTATTTCGTGCTCGCGATGTGCCTGTTCTTCGGGCAGGGCTACGAGGAGGTCGCGCGGCTTCTGGGTGAGGGGCTCGGGGACGGGCGGCGGCCGTGGCGGGTGCCGACGACCGCCGCGATCGGCCGGGCCCGGCGCCGGCTGGGTCCGGAGCCGTTGCGGCTTTTGTTCGCGCGGGTGTGCCGTCCGGTGGCGGTGTCCGGGACGGCGGGTGCCTGGTACCGGCGCTGGCATCTGGTCGCGGTGGACGGCACCACGCTGGACCTGGCGGACACCGAGGCCAACGACGAGTTCTTCGGCCGCCCGGGCTCCGGACGCGGGGTCGGCGCGTTCCCGCAGGCCAGGCTGGTCGCCCTGGCCGAGTGCGGCACCCACATCGTGTTCGGCGCCGCGCTGGGGCCGCTGTCGGTCAGCGAGCAGACCCTGTCCCGGCAGCTGTTCGCCCACCTGCGGGCGGGAATGCTGCTGCTGGCCGATCGCGGCTTCTACGGCTTCGAGCTGTGGCAGCAGGCGCGGGCGAGTGGCGCGGACCTGCTGTGGCGGGTCAAGAAGAACGCGGCGCTGCCGGTCGTGCGGGTTCTCGACGACGGCTCCTACCTCAGCGCGATCCACGCCGAACAGGACCGCAAGGCCCGCCGCAACCCGGTGGTCGTGCGGGTCGTGGAGTACACCCTGGCCCGCACCGGCGATGCCACCGTCTACCGCCTGATCACCACCCTTCTGGACCCGAAGCAGGCACCGGCCGCCGAGCTGGCCGCGCTCTACACCCAGCGCTGGGAGATCGAGACCACCCTGGACGAGGTCAAGACCCACCAGCGCGGCCCCAAGCTCGTCCTGCGCTCCAAGTACCCGTGGGGAGTCGAGCAGGAGGTCTACGGCCTCCTGCTCGTCCACTACGCGATCCGGCAGTTGATGCACCAAGCGGCCCTGCACGAGGGCATCGACCCCGACCGGCTCTCGTTCACCCGCAGCCTGCGCGTCGTGCGCCGCCAAGTCCCCGCCCAGGCGGGACTTTCCCCCCGGCAGACTCGCCCGCGCACTGACCCGCACCCTGGCTGA
- a CDS encoding Imm50 family immunity protein → MTPAWGDFLRNPEKLSGLYENPSSIEPLVLHSVYLDRLGPTITLRLSTTGLPDRMPTEWLAAECDRFEFHLQFLDIADLSMTRARFPASISVDVVARELHRIRVDVLGGSTHLGFSSHRSVTIGRLSAWNSRAPEEQPIHHYLSPLDRRLHSAPPDTWKKNYYGRI, encoded by the coding sequence ATGACCCCAGCCTGGGGTGACTTCCTTCGTAACCCCGAGAAGCTCTCCGGGCTTTACGAGAACCCGTCGAGCATCGAGCCGCTGGTGCTGCACTCCGTCTACCTTGACCGGCTGGGGCCGACGATCACGCTGCGCCTCAGTACGACCGGACTCCCCGACCGGATGCCGACTGAGTGGCTGGCGGCAGAATGCGATCGCTTTGAATTCCACCTGCAGTTCCTGGACATCGCGGACCTGTCGATGACCCGTGCTCGTTTCCCAGCATCGATCTCGGTGGATGTCGTAGCGCGGGAGCTCCACCGGATCCGGGTCGACGTGCTTGGCGGCTCCACCCACCTCGGCTTCTCAAGTCATCGATCAGTCACCATCGGCCGTTTGAGTGCCTGGAACTCCAGGGCGCCGGAGGAGCAGCCGATTCACCACTACCTGAGTCCGCTTGACCGACGGCTCCACAGCGCACCGCCGGACACCTGGAAGAAGAACTACTATGGCCGTATCTGA